A region of candidate division TA06 bacterium DNA encodes the following proteins:
- a CDS encoding HAMP domain-containing protein produces MAGWFKNLRIRNKLLLSFFMVILLGAIALTLNISYMINVRASTDRMITETQKMTALREFQSVYSAVEMYERSYLLSGNEEFLEKREESEMAAGKLLERARSLAHDEEKEEFAKLAEMMEGEEEFNRVVALYQSGKRKEAMALTQELYSEVLDEADVQISRIINNAQQLLDQINAQTQRQVHKTVATGFIVALASVLLSLLMAILLAGSITTPIAHLRDVAEKISLGELSIRVNVDQKNEIGELGDSFERMVTAVKFFAAEDGEAQEDQAGKEGQK; encoded by the coding sequence ATGGCTGGATGGTTCAAAAATCTCAGGATCAGGAACAAGCTCTTGCTCTCCTTCTTTATGGTGATACTGCTGGGGGCGATTGCCTTGACCCTTAACATTTCCTACATGATCAATGTCCGGGCCTCGACCGACCGGATGATAACCGAAACCCAGAAGATGACAGCCCTGCGGGAGTTTCAGAGCGTTTACTCCGCGGTGGAAATGTACGAGCGCAGTTATCTGCTGAGCGGGAACGAGGAATTCCTGGAGAAACGGGAGGAGTCCGAGATGGCGGCCGGAAAACTTTTGGAAAGAGCCCGGTCGCTGGCCCACGATGAGGAAAAAGAAGAATTCGCCAAGCTGGCGGAAATGATGGAGGGCGAGGAAGAGTTCAACCGGGTGGTGGCCCTTTACCAGTCCGGAAAACGCAAGGAAGCCATGGCCCTTACCCAGGAGCTTTACAGCGAGGTATTGGACGAAGCCGACGTGCAGATAAGCCGGATCATCAACAACGCCCAGCAGCTATTGGACCAGATAAATGCCCAGACCCAGCGCCAGGTGCACAAGACCGTGGCCACCGGGTTTATCGTAGCCCTGGCCTCGGTACTCTTGAGTCTGCTGATGGCGATCCTGCTGGCCGGAAGCATCACCACCCCCATCGCTCATTTGCGGGACGTGGCCGAGAAGATCAGCCTGGGAGAGCTCAGCATCCGGGTGAATGTTGACCAAAAGAACGAGATCGGAGAACTCGGGGACTCATTTGAACGGATGGTGACCGCAGTGAAATTCTTTGCCGCTGAGGACGGGGAAGCCCAGGAAGACC